CCGCGGCCGCACCCACCCACGCGCGTCCCGCAGCCCCGCCTCCCGCCGCAGCCCCGCCTCCGGCCGCAGCCCCGCCTCCAGCCGCAGCCCCGCCTCCAGCCGCAGCCCCGCCTCCAGCCGCAGCCCCGCCTCCAGCCGTGTCGGGCCACGCCGCGCCGCCGCCCGTCTCGCCGCTGGGAGTCCCGGACTACTCGGCGCGCGACGACGAAGACGACTTCGACGCGGGGCCGACCATCGCGTCCGCGGGGCTCTCCGATGGCCTCGAGGGCTGGCGCGACGACACGAACGAAGCCGGGCCGTTCGACGGCCTCGAGCCGACCGATCCCCTTCAGGCCCAGGATCCGGCGCCGGGCGCCCGGACGGACGCAGAGAGGGCGCTGCCCGCCGGGACGTTCGGCGATCCGGACGGCGAGGACGTGCCGCGGACCGTGGTGCTCGGCGAAGCGCAGCTCCGCGACAGCCACCGGGAGCGGGCGGCCACGCAGCCGATGGCGCCGCCGCCCGAGGCCCTCGGATACACGCCGCCGCCGGCCGCGTACCAGCCGATGCCGCCGACGCCCTACGCGCCACCGAGCCCCGCCGCCCAGGCGCCGACCCCGGCGCCGATGCAGGCGCAGACCCCGCCCACGCGGCGCGACGATCGCGGCGCGATCTTGCTCTACGTCGGCATCGCCGTCGGCGCGTTCTTCCTGCTCGGGCTCGTGCTCGCGCTCGCCATCACGCTGGCGAGCTGAGCGCTCACGCGGACGTGCGGAAGGGGCCGGTGGCCACGTGGCGCCGCTTGCCCGCCTGCGGGGACTGGTTGCCGAAGCCGGTCGCGATCACCGCGCCGAGGCCGGCGAAGATCGCGATCATCACGACGAGCATGCCGACCTTCGGCACCAGCCCCACCACGAAGAGCACCGCGACCCCGACCGCGAGCTGCGCCACCGGACGATCCTTCAGGAACGCGAAGGGCAGGACGCTCCCGATCCACCAGGCGCTCGTGGACCAGCCCATCCAGAGGCCCACGAAGAGCAGCGCCCCCAGGACGACCGTGGCCGGCAGGCCGATCAGCGTGATGGCAAAGACGACCATCAGCACCACCCCACAGAGCACCCCGAGCAGACCGCCCAGCGCGCTCCTCAGGGGACGCGAGGCGAGCTCGCTGCGGAGGTTCGAGAACCGCTTCGCCCCGGTGCCGAGCATCACGAGCCCGAGCAGGAAGAGCAGCACGTTCCAGAGCGCCCAGCGGAAGAAGCTCGGGCCGGTTCCGTCGCCCTTCTCGAGATCTGCGCGCGGCGCCGAGTCGGTCTCGCAGTCGTCGCTCGTGAGCATCTCGCCGTGCACGACGGCGCCGTCCGCCATCTCGATCTCCCCGCCCATGGCGTTGAGGTCCCCGTGCACGCGGGCGCTGTCGCTCAGCTCGATGTCGCCGCCCATCGTGATGACGTTGCCGATGACCTCACCGAAGATCTCCGCGTCGCCGCCCATCGTCACCACGTCGCCGTAGGCGCGACCTCGCACCTCGGCGTCGCCGCCCATGGTGACCACGTCGCGGACCTGCTCGTCCTCGCGCACCTCGACGTCGCCGCCGAAGTTGATGCGGTCGGAGACGCCCGCCGGCGCCGGCGGGATCGGGGGCGCTGGAGGCGCCACAGGCGCGACGGCGGGCCCGTGGGCCGCCGGTTCGACGAACATGTCCGGGATCCTCAGCTCGGCGGGCGGCGCGACCTCCTCCGCCGGAGCCGGCGCGGGGCGGACCGTGATCAGGCTCGCGCTCGGCCGCACGACGACCGCCAGCTCGCCGAGGAGCGCCTCCACGACCTCGCCGAGGGGGGCGTCCTGCACATGAAGGGTGACCGGCGGGTCCTCCTCGAGTCGCACCACCACGCCGAGCCCCGCGGAGGCCGCCGCCTGTCGCAGCGCCTCGCTCGTGGGCTGGTCGGTCACGTCGACGCTGACCCGAGGCTCCGGATCCGGCCACTCGCCGTCGACCTGGTAAGCGTGGGCCGCGCCCGGGAGCGCGCCGAGCGCGAAGAGCGCCACGCCGAGCGCCGAGGCGAGCGGGCCCAGCCCCGTGATCTTGCGGTGCCCGAGGAGCAGCCGCATCGGCATCGCGAGCAGCGCGACCACCACCAGGCCGATCACCGAGACGACCATCCAGCCGCCGGGCACCGTCGCCTCGACGAGGCTGTCGACCGCGCGCCAGAGGCTGATGAGCTGACCGCCCGCCGACGCGACGCCTCCCCACGAGGCGGTCGAGGGCAGGGAGAGGACCGCGAGCGCGGCCGCCGCGAGCCCGCCCATGCCGGCGCCCCACCAGAGGCTGCGGCGGCTCGGCGCGGGGGACAGCTCGTCCGGCGCCTGGAGCATCGCCTGGGCGATCATGCCGTCGAGATCATCGAGCTCCGGCATCGCGCGGCGGAGCGCGAGCGAGGCGTCCATGGCCCCGTGCCGCTCCAGCTCGACGCGCGCCGCGCACTCCGCGCACTCGTCGAGGTGGTCGAGCAGCGCGTCGGAGACGAGGTCGTCGCGACCCGTGGCCAGCGCCTCGAGCGCCAGCTCGTCCAGGTGCGCCAAGGGGGGGTGCGCCTCGGGGGGAGCGCTCACGCGTCCGCCTCCTGCAGCGCGGCGCGCAGCCGCTTTCGCCCGCGGTGGAGCCAGGTCATCACGGTGCCGATCGGCACCTCGAGGGTCGTCGCGATCTCCTCGTAGGTCGATCCGTGCACGTGGTAGAGCACGACCGCGAGCCGCATCTTCTCGGGCAGGGTCTCGAGCGCCTCCGCCAGCCGCTGCGACTCGATCCGGGCCAGCGCCACCCGCTCCGGGCCCGGCGCCTCGGACGGGACCCAGCCCGTCGCCTCGTCTCCGTCGGCCACGAAGGTGCGCCGCTCGAGGCCCCGGCGGCGCAGCCGGTCGCGGCAGACGTTCCGGGTGACGGTCAGCGCCCAGGTGCGGAAGGAGCCGCGCTCCGGGTCGAACTTCTCGATGACCGTGACGATCTTCTCGAGCGCCTCCTGGGTGGCGTCGCGCGCGTCGTCTCGCCCGGCCACGAACCGGCAGACGTCGTGGATGGCGCGCGCGTGCTCACGGAGCAGCGCCTCGAGCGCTCGCCTGTCGCCTCCCCCCGCGCGCTGTTCGAGCGACGTCTCGATGCCGGTCCTCCGCTCGGCGGAGTATGCCGGGCTCGCGGGGGCGCTCATCCAGTGAAGGGGAAAGAACATCGGGTCGGTGGCGGGTTGGGCTGCGGGCACGGGTCCATACGGGCGTGATGAGAGGATATTTCGGCGCATCCTCGGACGCTCGCCCTCCCCTACGGGAGACCCTCGGCTCGTATTTCACTGCGATCTCGACCTCGGGAACCTTCCCGGCCAGATGGCGTCGGCTCGTGAGGTATCCTCGCGCCCGGGGGCACCAAGCTCGGGCGGGGAGCCCGGGTCGGAGCAGGCGCGCCGCCCGGGTTCGGGACCGCGCGACAGGGGAGCAGGATGAGAGCAGGCACGTTCGGGGCGATCGCGATGCTCGCGGTGGTCGGGTGCGGCGGCGGCGTGAGCGACGAGGTCGATGGGACCGTCGCGACCGTCGTCCCGGTGCGAGGCGAGACGCAGGTGGCCGGCGAGGCCGCCGCGGCGGTGACGCGGGCCTCGGCGGAGGACGCGGTCGAGGCGGGCGAAGGCGCGCTGACCCGGGTTCGGCTCGACGAAGGTCCGCAGCTGCTCCTCGACGCGGGGGCGTCGGTGACCCTGCGCGGCGAGGGCGTGATCGATCTGGGCGCGGGCCGCGTGTTCGTGGAGGTCGGGGCCCGTGAGCAGCTCGAGATCCGCGCCGAGCGGGGCGCGCTGAGGGCGTCGGACGCGTCCTTCTCGGCCGTGATCGAAGACGGCCGGCTCCAGGCCTATGTGGTCCGGGGCGAGCTGGCCTGGTCGCGTGGCGAGGGCGAAGACGCCGAGCGGGGCCTCGCGGCCGCGGGCGAGACGCTCCACCTCGGCGACGACGTCCGGACCGAGGCGACCACGCTCTGGCAGGACTGGACCGGCGGCCTCGCGCGGCCAGGGCCTCAGGACACCAACGGCCCCCGTGGGGTGGGCACGCTCGAGGCCCGAGTCCCGGACGAGGTCGGGCTCGCGCGCTGGCCGCTCGTGGTGCGGCGCCTCGACGTGCGCGTGCGGGTCGAGGGCGACCTGGCCGTGACCGAGGTCGACCAGCTCTTCTTCAACCCGGCGAGCGAGACGGTCGAGGGGCTCTACCGGATCGCGGTGCCCGACGGCGCGGTGCTCCAGCGCTTCGCGGTCGATCGCGACGATCGCCTGGTCGACGGCTACGTGCGCGAGAAGGCGCAGGCCCGCCAGGCGTACGAGCAGCAGGTCTACCGCGGCTCCACCGAGGACCCGGCCCTGCTCGAGTGGGACGCGCCCGGCCACTACCGCGCGCGCATCTACCCCATCCAGCCCGGCGAGACGCGCCGCATCGTGATCCGCTACGCCGAGTGGCTGCATCCGCCCGCAGGCGGCGAGGCGCGGCTCTACCGCTACCCCATGGCTGGCGGCACCCGGGCCCCGCACATCCAGGAGATGTCCATCAGCGTCGACGTGCGGAACGCCGGCGCCGAGGAGGTCCGCGCGGGCATGGGCGCGGTGGTCGAGGACGGCGCGGTGCGCATCCGGCGCAGCGACTTCCGGCCGCGCTCCGACTTCTGGCTCGAGCTCGTCAGGGGAGAAGGCGCGACCCAGCGCGCATGGACCGCGGCGTACATGCCTCCCGCCCGCGCCCCGAACACGCCGGCCATGCCCAACGAGGCGGACGAGCGGGCCTTCTTCTACCTGCCCCTCGTCCTGCCGACCTCGCTCGGCGGCGAGAGCGCGGAGGCGATCGACCTGGTCGTGCTCGCGGACGTCTCGGCGGCGACCGATCGCAGCCACCTCGAGCTCGGCCGGAGCGTGGTCGAGTCGCTGACCGCCCACCTCGGACCCGAGGACCGCGTGGCCGTGGTGAGCGCCGACCTGAGCATCCGCTCGGTGGTGGACGGCGAGGACGCCGTGCTCGGCGAGGCGACGCCCGAGCGCGTCGAGCGGCTGCTGGACGGGCTGGCGCGCGTGCCGGCGGGCGGCGCCACGGATCTGGGCGCGGCGCTCGCGGAGGCCGCGGCGCTGCTCGACCCGGCGCGGGCCGGCGCGGTGATCTACGTGGGCGACGGCACGCCGACGGTGGGCGAGCTCCAGGCCCGCGGCCTCCTCGAGCGCCTCGCGCGCCTGCCCGACCCGCTGCGGCTCTACGCGGTCGCGGTCGGCAGCGACGCCAACCTCGAGCTGCTCGAGACGGTGACCCGCGGCGGCGGCCTCGCGATGCGGGTCGAGGAGCGCAGCCAGGCGGCGGACGCGGCCCTCGAGGTGCTCGCCCACGCGAGCCGCCCGATCGCGCACCACGTCACCGTCGACCTCGGCGACGGCATCGAGAACGCGTTCCCGCGCGTCCCGATGGACGCCGTGCTCGGCGAGGTCTTCCCCGTAGTCGGCCGCGTGCGGGACGGCGCGCCGAGCGAGATCACCGTCACCGGCGTCATCGATGGGGCCGAGTTCACCGAGACCATCGCGCTCGAGGTCGGCGAGACCGAGGCGACGACGGATCTGCGCCTGCGCTGGGCCGCGGAGCGGCTGCGGCAGCTCTTGCTCGACGGCGCGGGCCGCGAGGAGGTCGCGGAGCTGGGCACCCGCTACGGCCTGATCACGCCCTTCACGAGCTACTACGTGCCGAGCCGGCGCGAGATCAACCAGATGGGCGCGGCCGCGCTCCAGCACATCGACCGGCCGCTGCTCCCGGTGGGCGGGCCCCAGCGGAGCGCGGCGGCGTCGGTGATCACCGCCATCGCGCTCGGACCGCTCTCGATCATGGGCTGCCTCTCGGCGGGGGAGGACGCGCCGCCGGCCGAGGGCGACTTCGGCGGGGTGCCCGATCGGACGGCCGAGATGGTCCTCGAGCCCTCGAGCCAGAACGCCCCCGCGCCCGAGACCGGGGCCGAGTCCATGGCCGAGATGGAGGAGATGGCCGACGAGGAGATGGCGGAGGAGGTCGCGGCCGCCGCGCCCGCCAGGCCCCAGGCCACCGAGCGCGCGCGCCGTGAGGCCAGCCCGGTGATCGACGCGTGGGACGCGCCCGGGGGGACCGCGACGGCGGAACCGAACGCGCCGCTCGCCGGGATCGACGGAGTCGGTGGCGAAGGAGGGAACATCGACTCCGACCTCCAGGCCCAGCTCGGCGCCCTGGGTTACTACGCGGGGCGCGACGACGCCCTGAACGGCAACACGGCCGGCGACACGTCCGGGTTCGGCGGCCTCGGCCTGCGCGGCAGCGGCCGCGGCGGCGGCGGCACGGGCGAGGGCACGATCGGGCTCGGCAACCTCGGGACCATCGGACACGGCGGCGGCGGCGGATCGGGCAGCGGCTACGGTCGGGGCGCGCAGGAGCGGCGCGTGGGCTCGGTGCCCCGGATCCGGACCGGCGACGCGGACGTGCGCGGCGCGCTGTCCCGCGAGGTGATCCGGCGGGTGATCCGTCGCCACATCAACGAGGTCCGCTTCTGCTACGAGCAGGGGCTGAACCAGCGCCCCGATCTCGAGGGACGCGTCAACGCCCGCTTCACGATCTCGAGCTCGGGCGCGGTGCTGAACCCGTCCATCGCCGACAGCACGCTCGGCGACACGCAGGTCGAGCAGTGCATCGTCGGCGCGCTGGGCCGCTGGACCTTCCCGTCCCCGGACGGCGGCGGCTCGGTCTACGTCAGCTATCCGTTCACGCTGACGGGCGGCGGCGGCAGCAATACGACGCACGTGGTGACGCGGGTCGTGAACACGGCCAGCCACCAGCGCCGCCGCTGCAGCGACGCGGCGGACCTGAGCCTGGACGACCGGCGCGCGCTCTGGCGCGAGCGGCTCGGCGCGGAGGGCAGCGCGCACGGCTGGGTGCGGCTCTACCGGCACGCGATCCGCGACTGCGAGGCGCGCTCGTGGCGGGACCGCCGCGCCTTCCTCGGCCTCGTGCTGGGGCGCGCGGGCACGGTGTCGAACATGGTCGATGTCTACCGCCTCCTGAGCGACGCGTCGGGCCGGAGCTTCGTGCGCGGCCAGGTGCTCCGCCGGGTCCGCACGCCGGAGGATCTGCGCCAGGTGCGCCAGGCCTTCCTGACCGGCAGCGAGATCGACTGGGAGCTCGTCGAGCAGATCCTCGACCGCGCGCCCAACGAGGCGGCGAAGGTGCGCGCCCTGCGGCGGCTGACCTGGCAGTACCCGGACAGCTTCGAGCTGAAGCTGCGCCTGCTCGCGCTCCTCGAGCGCAGCGCGCGCGCGCCGGAGGCCAAGCGCCTCGCCGACGCGATGCGCGCCGACCCGCTCGCCGACCCGGGCGTGCGCACGGCGATCGGCGAGATGTTCCTCCGCATGGACGAGCCCGACGAGGCGCGCCGCGTCTTCAGCGAGATCGTCGAGTTCGCGCCCCTGGACGAGCTCGCGCGGCGCCGCCTGGGCGACCTCTACCGCGCGCACGGCTGGCACGAGGACGCCTACCGCCAGTACCAGACGCTGGCCGAGATCCGGCCCGACGATCCGACCACGCTGCTCCTGCTCGCGCAGGCGGCGGCGGGGGCCGGGCGCGTCGACGAGGCGCTGCGGCTCGAGCGGCGGCTGATGCAGACCGCGGAGCCGGGCGCGTCGCAGGGCGTGGCCCGGACCGCGCTGCTCTGGTCGAGCGTGCGCTACGCGCGCCTCAAGCAGGCGGGCGGAGACGAGGAGCGGCTGCAGCGGCTCGAGCGCCGCCGACGCCAGAGCGGGATCCTGCGCGAGGCGGGCGATCTCCGGGTCACCCTGGTCTGGTCGCACCCCGACGCGCAGCTCGGCCTCTGGGCGGGCTTCCCCGGGCTGAGCCCCTCGCGGCCCACCGACCTCTCCCCCGAGTTCGGCCTCGAGGCGTTCCACCTCGACGAGCAGGAGGCGGGCACCTACCGGTTCGAGGTCCGGCGCATGGCGTCGGAGGACGAGCTGACGGAGGTGGACGCGCAGCTCGTCGTCGTCTGGAACGAGGGCGAGGACGACGAGCGGATCGAGCTGGTCGACCTCCACTTCGACCCCTCTCACGACGCCTACACGTGGACCCTGACCGGCACCGATCTGACGGAGATCCGATGAAGCGCGCTTCCGTATTCCTGGCCCTCCTCCTCGCCGCTTGTGGGAGCGACCACGACCCGGCCCCCACCGTCGCCACCGCGGAGGTGATCCGCGGCGGCTTCACCCTCGAGCGCGACGGCGACGCGGAGCGGGTGATCGACACCGCGCGGGTCGAGGAGGGCGCCGAGGCGGCGACGGCCGAGGACGGCCGCGGCGGGCTCCGGCTCGACTCCGGCGCGTGGATCCTCTTCGACCACGACACCCGCGGCGCCGTGCAGCTCGCGAGCTTCACGCTGCGCGAGGGGCGCGTCTGGGTCGACGCCTCGAGCGCGAACGAGACCACCATCGAGACCGAGCACGGCTCGGTGCGCGCGAGCAACGCGACCTTCGCGGTGGAGCTCACCAGCGAGGGGGCGGCGGTCTACTGCGGCTCGGGCGAGCTGACCTTCGTGAGCGAGGGCGGCAGCGATCGCATGAGCCAGGGCGAGCGCGTGCTCCTGGCCGGGAGCGCCGAGCCGCAGGTCGAGCCGGCCGATCTCTGGGACGACTGGACGGGCGGACTCGCCGATCCGGGCCGGA
The genomic region above belongs to Sandaracinaceae bacterium and contains:
- a CDS encoding polymer-forming cytoskeletal protein, with protein sequence MSAPPEAHPPLAHLDELALEALATGRDDLVSDALLDHLDECAECAARVELERHGAMDASLALRRAMPELDDLDGMIAQAMLQAPDELSPAPSRRSLWWGAGMGGLAAAALAVLSLPSTASWGGVASAGGQLISLWRAVDSLVEATVPGGWMVVSVIGLVVVALLAMPMRLLLGHRKITGLGPLASALGVALFALGALPGAAHAYQVDGEWPDPEPRVSVDVTDQPTSEALRQAAASAGLGVVVRLEEDPPVTLHVQDAPLGEVVEALLGELAVVVRPSASLITVRPAPAPAEEVAPPAELRIPDMFVEPAAHGPAVAPVAPPAPPIPPAPAGVSDRINFGGDVEVREDEQVRDVVTMGGDAEVRGRAYGDVVTMGGDAEIFGEVIGNVITMGGDIELSDSARVHGDLNAMGGEIEMADGAVVHGEMLTSDDCETDSAPRADLEKGDGTGPSFFRWALWNVLLFLLGLVMLGTGAKRFSNLRSELASRPLRSALGGLLGVLCGVVLMVVFAITLIGLPATVVLGALLFVGLWMGWSTSAWWIGSVLPFAFLKDRPVAQLAVGVAVLFVVGLVPKVGMLVVMIAIFAGLGAVIATGFGNQSPQAGKRRHVATGPFRTSA
- a CDS encoding RNA polymerase sigma factor, which codes for MSAPASPAYSAERRTGIETSLEQRAGGGDRRALEALLREHARAIHDVCRFVAGRDDARDATQEALEKIVTVIEKFDPERGSFRTWALTVTRNVCRDRLRRRGLERRTFVADGDEATGWVPSEAPGPERVALARIESQRLAEALETLPEKMRLAVVLYHVHGSTYEEIATTLEVPIGTVMTWLHRGRKRLRAALQEADA
- a CDS encoding AgmX/PglI C-terminal domain-containing protein, whose amino-acid sequence is MRAGTFGAIAMLAVVGCGGGVSDEVDGTVATVVPVRGETQVAGEAAAAVTRASAEDAVEAGEGALTRVRLDEGPQLLLDAGASVTLRGEGVIDLGAGRVFVEVGAREQLEIRAERGALRASDASFSAVIEDGRLQAYVVRGELAWSRGEGEDAERGLAAAGETLHLGDDVRTEATTLWQDWTGGLARPGPQDTNGPRGVGTLEARVPDEVGLARWPLVVRRLDVRVRVEGDLAVTEVDQLFFNPASETVEGLYRIAVPDGAVLQRFAVDRDDRLVDGYVREKAQARQAYEQQVYRGSTEDPALLEWDAPGHYRARIYPIQPGETRRIVIRYAEWLHPPAGGEARLYRYPMAGGTRAPHIQEMSISVDVRNAGAEEVRAGMGAVVEDGAVRIRRSDFRPRSDFWLELVRGEGATQRAWTAAYMPPARAPNTPAMPNEADERAFFYLPLVLPTSLGGESAEAIDLVVLADVSAATDRSHLELGRSVVESLTAHLGPEDRVAVVSADLSIRSVVDGEDAVLGEATPERVERLLDGLARVPAGGATDLGAALAEAAALLDPARAGAVIYVGDGTPTVGELQARGLLERLARLPDPLRLYAVAVGSDANLELLETVTRGGGLAMRVEERSQAADAALEVLAHASRPIAHHVTVDLGDGIENAFPRVPMDAVLGEVFPVVGRVRDGAPSEITVTGVIDGAEFTETIALEVGETEATTDLRLRWAAERLRQLLLDGAGREEVAELGTRYGLITPFTSYYVPSRREINQMGAAALQHIDRPLLPVGGPQRSAAASVITAIALGPLSIMGCLSAGEDAPPAEGDFGGVPDRTAEMVLEPSSQNAPAPETGAESMAEMEEMADEEMAEEVAAAAPARPQATERARREASPVIDAWDAPGGTATAEPNAPLAGIDGVGGEGGNIDSDLQAQLGALGYYAGRDDALNGNTAGDTSGFGGLGLRGSGRGGGGTGEGTIGLGNLGTIGHGGGGGSGSGYGRGAQERRVGSVPRIRTGDADVRGALSREVIRRVIRRHINEVRFCYEQGLNQRPDLEGRVNARFTISSSGAVLNPSIADSTLGDTQVEQCIVGALGRWTFPSPDGGGSVYVSYPFTLTGGGGSNTTHVVTRVVNTASHQRRRCSDAADLSLDDRRALWRERLGAEGSAHGWVRLYRHAIRDCEARSWRDRRAFLGLVLGRAGTVSNMVDVYRLLSDASGRSFVRGQVLRRVRTPEDLRQVRQAFLTGSEIDWELVEQILDRAPNEAAKVRALRRLTWQYPDSFELKLRLLALLERSARAPEAKRLADAMRADPLADPGVRTAIGEMFLRMDEPDEARRVFSEIVEFAPLDELARRRLGDLYRAHGWHEDAYRQYQTLAEIRPDDPTTLLLLAQAAAGAGRVDEALRLERRLMQTAEPGASQGVARTALLWSSVRYARLKQAGGDEERLQRLERRRRQSGILREAGDLRVTLVWSHPDAQLGLWAGFPGLSPSRPTDLSPEFGLEAFHLDEQEAGTYRFEVRRMASEDELTEVDAQLVVVWNEGEDDERIELVDLHFDPSHDAYTWTLTGTDLTEIR